Proteins encoded by one window of Yamadazyma tenuis chromosome 2, complete sequence:
- the SAC1 gene encoding Phosphoinositide phosphatase sac1 (EggNog:ENOG503NUMD; COG:I) translates to MSLVFADLEDSLVFLHKSSGGCLVASNGVIGVKSSVPSIYKQVSFTPVSCIIGLIRLKVNSYLIIANSHEDVGQIMGETIGRVSSYKILPINKHKDVSSNQEETNYLKLVKEHLNKNDFYFAVNNVFDLTNNLQTQYTEPGTKINSEFWWNKYLSESLLDAGASQEFITPIINGYVKSKSIKFAGSYHNEFNYILITRKSNARVGTRYFRRGIDNEGNVANFNETEQIIFTNNDQVLSFLQIRGSVPLYWSEINNLCYKPNLVVSTKNAIDATVQHFSNSVSNYGEIFCVNLVNNKGYELPIKEGYESIVNSLPSTLKKAVHYVYFDFHHECKNMKFENADKLIPILENMGFDQANYFHYDFKNQKVVNLQKKCVRTNCMDCLDRTNVVQSILSRYILQKNFSELGYLDYATPWKQVDPEFNFIFQNIWADNADAVSRSYSSTPALKTDFTRLGKRTIRGSLSDLNNSIIRYYNNNYHDGVRQDSFDLFLGKFKPYESVENPFIDYRPNYIQLLPYLLTTSFLILFSMILYPKGSLTNFKNLLTVSVCLAFQFNSFKYILANSYQFVNWPNLVNLDFLTKTKVRDSTRRVTGIKYDTAKDFKVQTKKSN, encoded by the coding sequence ATGTCCTTGGTGTTTGCGGATCTAGAAGATTCCTTGGTGTTCTTACACAAATCTAGTGGTGGATGCTTAGTGGCATCTAACGGCGTGATTGGTGTGAAATCCTCTGTTCCATCGATTTACAAACAAGTGAGTTTTACACCTGTTAGTTGTATTATTGGTCTCATCAGACTTAAGGTCAATTCCTATTTAATCATCGCCAACAGTCATGAAGATGTCGGTCAGATAATGGGTGAGACCATTGGTAGAGTTTCCAGCTACAAAATTCTCCCAATCAACAAACACAAAGATGTTTCTAGTAATCAGGAGGAAACTAattacttgaagttggtcaaaGAACATTTGAATAAGAATGATTTCTACTTTGCTGTTAACAACGTGTTTGATTTAACTAATAACTTGCAGACACAGTACACGGAGCCAGGCACCAAGATTAACCTGGAGTTCTGGTGGAACAAGTACTTAAGTGAGAGCTTGCTTGACGCCGGTGCGAGTCAAGAGTTTATCACTCCAATCATCAACGGTTATGTTAAAAGTAAGTCTATAAAGTTTGCTGGTAGTTATCATAATGAATTCAATTACATTTTGATCACCAGAAAATCCAATGCAAGAGTCGGTACAAGATATTTTAGAAGAGGTATAGATAACGAAGGAAACGTTGCTAATTTCAACGAAACCGAACAAATCATCTTTACCAATAATGATCAAGTTTTGAGTTTCTTACAGATTAGAGGGTCGGTTCCACTTTACTGGagtgaaatcaacaacttgtgCTATAAACCAAACTTGGTCGTTTCTACCAAAAATGCTATTGACGCTACTGTTCAGCACTTTTCGAATCTGGTGTCCAACTATGGGGAGATTTTCTGTGTAAATCtcgtcaacaacaaagGCTATGAATTGCCTATCAAAGAAGGATATGAATCGATTGTGAACAGTTTGCCCTCTACTCTTAAGAAGGCAGTACATTATGTCTACTTTGACTTTCATCACGAATGTAAGAACAtgaagtttgaaaatgcTGACAAATTGATCCCAATCTTGGAAAATATGGGCTTTGACCAAGCCAACTACTTTCATtatgatttcaagaatcaaaaagtGGTGAATTTACAAAAGAAGTGTGTCAGGACAAATTGTATGGACTGTTTGGATAGAACTAACGTGGTACAGTCTATTCTCTCTCGGTACATTTTACAGAAGAATTTTAGTGAGTTGGGATACTTAGACTATGCTACCCCTTGGAAACAAGTGGACCCAGAGTTTAACTTTATATTTCAGAATATTTGGGCTGATAATGCTGATGCCGTTTCTAGAAGTTACAGCTCAACTCCAGCTTTGAAAACTGACTTTACTAGGTTGGGCAAGAGAACTATAAGAGGATCCTTACTGGATTTGAATAATTCCATTATCAGATACTACAATAACAATTACCACGATGGTGTTAGACAGGACTCATTTGACTTGTTTCTCGGAAAGTTTAAGCCGTATGAACTGGTTGAAAATCCGTTCATCGATTACAGACCAAACTATATTCAATTGCTTCCATACTTGTTAACAACCTCgttcttgattttgttttctaTGATATTATACCCTAAAGGGTCTTTGActaacttcaagaacttgctTACGGTGTCGGTCTGTTTAGCATTCCAATTTAACCTGTTCAAGTACATTTTAGCCAACTCTTATCAATTTGTGAACTGGcccaacttggtgaacttggactttttgacTAAAACCAAGGTAAGAGATTCCACTAGAAGAGTTACCGGTATCAAGTACGATACTGCCAAGGACTTTAAAGTGCAAACCAAAAAGAGTAATTAA
- a CDS encoding uncharacterized protein (EggNog:ENOG503PV6T; COG:A), protein MNNELKQLSEDLHQVKGCVGQLQGAFQHIMKVFPPPKQYEQLVQLVNSLDPSGLSADDNTILQKLKNLLNCAPVKVGAKIKSLVDEDKLPFLQALGAIPSMKFLQAPTLDYLLDYGHESYRISEDLAILKELESSEDDLQDSAEYGKGEIQLPMLLPLQDELLFQKAFHDPSFVDPIIEIQDVSKYTSFFNTKLIHQGTYYLKLILWELVDFKYPHIYYADAEVLVSKLMDHNVLFKLSLVYRLVDNFKFKLSDRISFENKISMISDLFLSYMGALSIEKSLPELKIWVYKVFRVILPKLKQQDFKSNTLGPAIRSMFTFTFSEMNYHFETLESDPYVVKLYIKGVSTIGTNSKSEELAQLNAIKEFMNNKDYKHKLLHEQYLISYKANELKQDVDRFEKLLQDNNIAVSYETNSAGPVYHCVIKWNAVVLGVGIDKSETMAIKKSQQSSYNNLSVLLKQDNL, encoded by the coding sequence ATgaacaacgagttgaagcAGCTCTCCGAAGACCTTCACCAGGTGAAAGGATGTGTAGGGCAACTTCAGGGGGCATTTCAGCATATTATGAAAGTTTTTCCACCTCCGAAACAATATGAACAACTCGTACAACTTGTGAATTCTCTAGACCCATCTGGGTTGAGTGCCGACGACAATACCATTTTacaaaagttgaagaacttgttaAATTGTGCGCCTGTAAAGGTGGGAGCCAAGATTAAGCTGCTTGTAGATGAAGATAAATTGCCGTTTCTCCAAGCCCTTGGTGCCATACCAAGCatgaagtttcttcaagcaCCTACTCTTGACTATCTACTTGACTATGGCCATGAATCCTATCGCATAAGTGAGGATTTGGCTATCCTCAAAGAGCTTGAGTCCAGTGAGGATGATCTTCAGGACTCTGCTGAGTATGGAAAAGGAGAAATCCAATTGCCGATGTTATTACCTTTACAAGatgaacttcttttccagAAAGCATTTCATGACCCTTCATTCGTGGACCCCATAATAGAGATTCAAGACGTGAGCAAGTACACGctgttcttcaacactaAACTTATCCACCAGGGAACTTActatttgaagttgatattGTGGGAACTTGTTGACTTTAAATATCCCCACATATATTATGCTGATGCTGAAGTACTTGTACTGAAGCTCATGGATCATAATGTGCTTTTCAAGTTATCACTAGTCTACAGGCTTGTTGAtaatttcaagttcaaattgtcAGACCGGATTTCTTTTGAAAACAAGATTTCCATGATAAGTGATCTCTTTCTAAGTTATATGGGGGCATTATCAATTGAGAAATCATTGCCTGAGCTCAAGATTTGGGTTTATAAAGTGTTCCGAGTTATTCTCCCAAAGCTAAAACAACAAgacttcaagtccaacacGTTAGGACCTGCTATTCGGAGTATGTTCACGTTTACGTTCTCTGAAATGAACTATCATTTTGAGACTCTTGAATCAGATCCATACGTGGTGAAGCTATATATCAAAGGGGTTTCCACGATTGGAACCAACTCTAAGAGCGAGGAATTGGCACAACTTAATGCCATCAAAGAGTTCATGAACAATAAAGACTATAAGCACAAGTTGCTACACGAACAATATCTTATCTCCTACAAAGCAAACGAACTCAAACAAGATGTTGATAGGtttgaaaagcttcttcaagacAATAATATTGCCGTCAGCTACGAGACCAACTCTGCTGGACCCGTTTATCACTGTGTCATTAAATGGAACGCGGTAGTTTTGGGAGTAGGTATCGATAAAAGTGAAACCATGGCCATCAAAAAAAGTCAGCAATCAAGTTATAATAACCTCAGTGTGTTGTTAAAACAAGATAATCTCTGA
- a CDS encoding uncharacterized protein (COG:E; EggNog:ENOG503NXEP; MEROPS:MER0026494): MNSESLPLEPPHLTHLWNSDDSIISSIIAPLRKRLICGTQNGKILIYSLEDYTHLETLSEPEMTGSNLCLSLTEDEKYLFTAGSDSLIKIYDLSSERIQCIKIIYSSIDIGDIFSIYYCEFLKHLFIGCQNASIVWCKVDFSNVDYAIAIDRNNLPHLRYNKFFDSTGPGGKVSTQAKEINFLKEISLCEVETINSVSFAHFGYIYNLRVFTNEFLLSNFPQYSKILISGGGDGLINIWGIQCDPQTEKLTLSKVESLHNEESILSMHINQTYLYAGLSSGVINVWDLLTFQMIKSFSTPNNEQVNALVTMGQMIIYGNKLGLNLIYNRRVYKLNSDPILTLYSYEYRPDDQIALVAGGKKVVTLYNMVGSSERETIKTFKGVLNNDMLVKNLKKFISYKTISKYPELCMDDSRNCTKFLIKLFDSFGAKSTHLIPIDNGNPIIISTFKNTSNSKNAKRLLYYGHYDVVEAEERNNWSVNPFELTNKNGYLYGRGSSDNKGPTLAIIHAIAELFESNELDVDFTFVIEGEEENGSKQFKETVLENLDLIGDIDWILLSNSYWLDDERPCLNYGLRGVINCSIQVESDHPDRHSGVHGGVCKEPTMDLVQVLNTLSDPVTNEILIPNFYDNINESSPKELEFFDKIVSYNPKFRLDELIAQWTKPSFTIHKIEVSGPNNDTIIPKTATASVSMRIVPNQEVNQIKDSLINFLTDNFTKLNSTNKIDISISHEVEPWLGDVENTFYKVLYANLQKNWEIEPLLIREGGSIPSIRFLEKTLNAPACQIPCGQSSDNAHLQDEKLRFLNLVKLKDVVKDSIHDLSK, encoded by the coding sequence ATGAATTCCGAAAGTCTCCCGCTTGAACCACCTCACTTGACCCACTTATGGAACAGTGACGACAGTATTATTTCCAGCATTATTGCCCCCCTCAGAAAACGGCTTATTTGTGGTACCCAGAATGGAAAGATCCTTATCTattcacttgaagattaCACACATTTGGAAACACTAAGTGAACCAGAAATGACTGGTTCAAATTTATGTCTCAGCTTAACCGAAGATGAAAAGTACCTATTTACGGCTGGAAGTGAttcattgatcaagataTATGATTTGAGCAGTGAGAGAATCCAGTGTATCAAGATCATTTATTCTTCCATAGACATCGGAGATATATTCTCCATTTACTACTGtgaattcttgaaacaTTTATTTATCGGTTGCCAAAACGCTTCCATTGTGTGGTGCAAAGTTGATTTTTCGAATGTAGACTATGCCATAGCCATAGACAGAAATAATTTACCTCATTTGAGATacaacaagttttttgaTTCAACTGGGCCCGGAGGAAAAGTTAGCACTCAGGCTaaagaaatcaattttttgaaagaaattAGTTTATGTGAAGTCGAAACTATAAATTCAGTACTGTTTGCTCATTTTGGATATATTTACAACCTTCGGGTGTTTACCAATGAGTTTCTATTGTCCAATTTTCCTCAATATTCCAAGATTTTAATAAGTGGGGGAGGTGATGGTTTGATTAATATTTGGGGAATTCAATGTGATCCTCAGACAGAGAAGTTGACACTTTCAAAGGTTGAATCTTTGCATAACGAAGAGTCAATTCTCTCAATGCACATAAATCAGACGTATTTGTATGCTGGGTTATCCAGCGGGGTAATCAACGTATGGGACTTGTTGACGTTTCAAATGATCAAGTCTTTCAGTACTCCTAATAATGAGCAAGTGAATGCATTGGTGACAATGGGTCAAATGATAATTTATGGGAATAAGTTAGGTTTGAATTTGATCTACAATCGAAGAGTCTATAAACTTAACAGCGATCCAATCCTAACCTTATATTCCTACGAATATAGGCCCGACGACCAGATAGCTTTGGTGGCAGGTGGAAAGAAGGTAGTCACTCTTTACAATATGGTGGGCTCTTCAGAACGGGAGACaatcaaaaccttcaaaggTGTTTTGAACAATGACATGCTagtgaagaatttgaagaaatttATAAGCTATAAAACTATTCTGAAATATCCTGAATTATGTATGGATGATTCCAGAAATTGtaccaagttcttgatcaagctTTTTGATAGTTTTGGTGCAAAGTCTACTCATTTGATTCCTATCGACAATGGTAATCCTATTATTATTTCTACATTCAAGAATACTTCCAATAGTAAGAATGCCAAGAGACTCTTGTACTATGGCCACTATGATGTGGTTGAAGCAGAGGAGAGGAACAACTGGTCAGTGAACCCCTTTGAATTAACCAATAAAAATGGGTACTTATACGGAAGAGGCTCTAGTGATAACAAAGGGCCCACTTTAGCCATAATCCACGCTATTGCTGAGCTTTTCGAATCCAATGAATTGGATGTTGACTTTACTTTTGTCATTGAgggtgaagaagaaaatggtTCCAAGCAATTTAAGGAGACTGtgttggagaacttggattTAATCGGTGATATCGATTGGATTTTATTGTCTAACTCTTATTGGCTAGATGATGAGAGACCATGCTTAAATTACGGCTTAAGAGGTGTTATAAACTGCTCTATTCAAGTGGAGAGTGATCATCCAGATCGACATTCAGGTGTCCATGGTGGTGTTTGCAAGGAACCCACAATGGACCTAGTCCAGGTATTGAATACGTTGAGTGACCCAGTGACGAATGAAATTCTTATCCCTAATTTCTATGATAATATCAATGAAAGTAGTCCCAAGGAACTTGAATTTTTCGATAAAATTGTTTCATACAATCCCAAATTCAGGCTTGATGAATTGATTGCTCAATGGACAAAGCCTTCATTTACCATACACAAGATTGAAGTAAGTGGCCCGAATAATGATACTATCATCCCCAAAACTGCCACAGCTTCAGTGTCGATGAGAATCGTGCCAAATCAAGAAGTCAACCAAATAAAAGATAGTCtaatcaacttcttgaccgacaatttcaccaagttgaattcCACAAATAAAATTGACATTTCTATAAGCCACGAAGTTGAGCCTTGGTTaggtgatgttgaaaacaCATTCTACAAGGTTTTGTATGCAAACTTACAAAAGAATTGGGAAATTGAACCTTTGCTAATCCGTGAAGGTGGATCTATCCCAAGTATTAGGTTCTTGGAGAAAACATTGAATGCCCCAGCATGTCAAATTCCTTGTGGCCAATCAAGTGATAATGCCCATTTAcaagatgaaaaattgaGATTCCTCAATTTagtgaaattgaaagatgTTGTCAAAGATAGCATTCACGATTTGAGCAAGTAA
- a CDS encoding uncharacterized protein (EggNog:ENOG503PVC3), translating to MEQLSQSVIGGGDEYLVPEPINQVPVKRLFDFQTGKLKESMKLPKDFELDDSEILFKIKLIAVNYGRDFELMKQYNTETSTSGGRILPSNIVPCNKFIGKIYASNDVNLDFELDNSKFLVFPHTTCIQQGFPTLCKNCTHYLSSHRSAVGTSSFLPCLARFEFGYNVDGGLQDFIKIKNSSEILIKVPDNVSTHDAALSLDISLPFYSYFKWLQNSGNYNPTDKILLVLSDSRKEMNDVLVVFKMLQLIEKNVTIIDAPQIKAMTPSEENTFSSHFNMVLTFDFNHRVLNFCFNSIISTGLESTKSRYRFVMFNQYFPVDFSNYKQFDLTDKVITEFKLNWFHKFDLIDLLSYLSSLNNSTPRKSLSSVEDSTTKSPTKSVFSDASTTSETTSSSTKGKTEEDYHNNRFVKSHEINELLSLPSKVHWLYYEKDVDLANEFQKTDNSHSTRHINKLMKSNKNVKICYNNRPNKSKVNAFIL from the coding sequence ATGGAACAGTTGTCCCAGCTGGTGATAGGAGGAGGTGATGAGTACCTCGTACCTGAGCCCATTAATCAGGTACCAGTAAAGCGACTATTCGATTTTCAGACAGGGAAACTAAAAGAATCCATGAAATTACCAAAAGACTTTGAGCTAGACGACAGCGAAATCCTATTCAAAATTAAATTAATAGCCGTCAACTACGGCAGAGACTTTGAGCTTATGAAGCAGTATAACACAGAAACCAGTACTCTGGGAGGTCGGATTCTACCGTCCAATATCGTTCCGTGCAATAAATTTATTGGTAAGATCTATGCCAGTAACGATGTGAACTTAGACTTCGAGTTGGACAACTCAAAATTCCTTGTGTTTCCTCATACTACTTgtattcaacaaggtttCCCTACATTATGCAAGAACTGTACCCACTATTTGTCGTCACATAGGTCGGCAGTCGGTACATCAAGCTTTTTGCCTTGTTTGGCCAGATTCGAATTTGGGTATAATGTTGATGGGGGTTTACAAGATTTtatcaagatcaaaaatAGTCTGGAAATATTGATCAAAGTCCCCGATAATGTCAGTACACATGATGCAGCTCTCTCATTGGACATCCTGTTGCCATTCTATAGCTACTTCAAGTGGCTTCAAAATAGTGGTAATTATAATCCTACTGACAAAATACTATTGGTACTCAGTGACTCGAGAAAGGAGATGAATGATGTGCTCGTAGTATTCAAAATGCTTCAACTAATAGAGAAAAACGTCACAATTATAGATGCTCCCCAGATTAAAGCTATGACGCCAAGCGAAGAAAACACCTTTCTGTCCCACTTTAATATGGTGTTGACGTTTGATTTCAATCATAGAGTGTTGAATTTTTGCTTCAATAGTATCATTTCCACCGGTCTTGAGTCCACTAAGTCTCGGTACCGGTTTGTCATGTTTAACCAATACTTTCCGGTGGATTTTTCCAACTACAAGCAGTTTGATTTAACTGATAAGGTCATTACCGAGTTTAAATTGAATTGGTTTCATAAATTTGACCTTATTGACTTGCTCTCATATTTGTCTAGTTTGAACAATTCCACTCCTCGCAAGAGTTTAAGTTCGGTTGAAGATTCGACGACGAAAAGCCCTACCAAAAGCGTTTTTTCCGATGCTTCTACAACACTGGAAACCACGTCGTCTTCAACCAAAGGAaaaactgaagaagactACCATAATAATCGTTTTGTCAAACTGCACGAAATAAATGAGCTTTTGTCACTACCATCAAAAGTACATTGGCTTTATTATGAAAAAGATgtggacttggccaacgaATTTCAAAAAACAGACAACTCTCACTCTACGAGGCATATCAATAAACTAATGAAGCTGAACAAAAATGTCAAAATATGCTATAACAATAGACCCAACAAGAGCAAAGTCAACGCTTTCATCTTGTAA
- a CDS encoding uncharacterized protein (EggNog:ENOG503PWUD; BUSCO:EOG09263RF8) translates to MNTDSEAISPSRHKRLGTSEFQSPTKPLHSIFRRQNSFDSADSSTSFGSNRRSISPIRKSLSNSLYNPTSPSRLSTTAGKLRNLVPMLSGSRSSVHTDVSQITSLTSQLFQPVQDDSTSIRDFADTSGDDDDDSGSKYSASVESILQEYTDDSPKKKFFFNEHFDEKSLASVKRNISTKSVIERTLNETRSDFEGTSGSHNSSVGRSSKDFAIFHDASGFIGSSSSNRSSSANPAANKHMTALSSIDNNTSSSSSRNKIYYDTTTYDNLNETSERPLFEQKSFINSRTSLNSGELLSKLNRSLSDVADRHVHPSRAVVAYRVKNSQSPKLIQIPNPEPAHYHDSDISSENSIGSITVPTTRGIVSKAPKFGSAYLGSARRPPPQAPVQDSLYKYNQHEDMYQSQTTKTVVDGFPAIGTAQSNVTSPDYTDYDESYFGNLEEKQSQEYVAPQHFSWSYFVLLMGIGLILPPIYFLVSLGIFDKLKSSKNYYNGIYYQQQLSESRPRASSYSSSNSGSYPGVDTQPNLGYSYNYGYGRSPGSPFNSYLGESRSRRNTTSSVFGHIVPSRKSKKSEEKDRLREEHYMNLIVKFDESVDGGYLAPYGTYKSNLDFDSEIVRGLIVARRLAPFYTPLQDFDESWSDQELLIIIKQLTLHSIEGAYSGEEEDDDIDNHKIHRSSNFYKRQEQKIKLKMLIEKIKELQKQQEDRYLEAKTSSSVVKSLPSNNLLLRLYRNPVECPICFVFYPDNLNLSRCCLQPICSECFVQIKRLDPHPPHDDPTNANTVKRTTEELPHTLISEPSNCPYCAMTDFGVIFDKNLDFSTGINGIPPHDFEQTNKSTPNVNDNDNESDEQAVMSSSPTSEQEPSIIPTKLRKRRESVPANSPRVITIDQIRPDWESKLLSARSKLARKAAAASAIHASNLIINPETEMAEYDTRRRRNTGSSTQSQQNSRLQTMEERMIEEALRLSIIDEEERKRKEEEKKRKDKSNRDRSFS, encoded by the exons ATGAACACTGATTCTGAAGCTATCTCGCCTTCAAGACATAAGAGACTTGGGACGTCCGAATTCCAATCTCCTACCAAACCATTGCATAGCATCTTTAGAAGACAAAATTCATTTGATTCGGCGGACAGCTCCACTAGTTTTGGCTCCAATCGTCGTTCTATTTCTCCTATAAGAAAGTCCTTGTCTAACTCGTTGTATAATCCCACAAGCCCTTCACGACTCAGCACTACTGCAGGTAAGCTCAGAAATCTTGTTCCAATGCTTTCAGGGTCCCGATCATCAGTACACACTGATGTATCTCAGATCACTTCCCTCACTTCCCAGTTGTTTCAGCCGGTACAAGATGATTCAACATCCATCAGAGATTTTGCAGACACTTCAggagatgatgatgatgactcTGGCTCTAAATACAGTGCAAGTGTAGAAAGCATACTTCAGGAATACACTGACGATAGTcccaaaaagaagtttttcttcaatgagCACTTTGATGAGAAATCTCTAGCTTCTGTGAAGAGAAACATAAGCACGAAGTCAGTGATCGAGAGGACTCTCAATGAAACCAGGAGCGATTTTGAGGGTACCTCTGGGTCTCATAATAGTTCAGTCGGTCGGTCTTCAAAGGATTTTGCTATCTTTCACGATGCTAGTGGTTTCATTGGCTCAAGTAGCAGTAATCGCAGCAGTTCTGCCAACCCTGCTGCCAATAAGCATATGACAGCATTATCCAGCATCGATAATAATACCTCATCCTCAAGCAGTAGGAATAAAATTTACTATGATACCACTACTTATGATAACTTAAATGAGACTTCCGAGAGACCGTTATTTGAACAGAAGAGTTTCATAAATTCCAGAACCTCATTGAATTCCGGAGAATTATTATCCAAATTGAACCGCTCTTTATCTGATGTAGCAGATCGGCATGTACATCCTTCTAGAGCCGTGGTTGCATATCGAGTGAAGAATTCTCAGTCTCCCAAACTCATCCAAATTCCCAATCCTGAACCAGCTCATTACCATGATTCTGATATCAGCTCCGAAAACTCGATTGGCTCGATAACAGTCCCAACCACACGTGGTATTGTATCTAAGGCTCCTAAGTTTGGTTCAGCTTACCTTGGATCTGCTAGAAGACCTCCTCCACAGGCACCTGTTCAAGATTCATTGTATAAATACAACCAACATGAAGATATGTACCAATCACAAACAACCAAAACAGTGGTTGACGGATTTCCAGCCATTGGAACTGCCCAAAGTAATGTGACATCTCCAGACTACACGGACTATGATGAGAGTTATTTTGGAAACTTAGAAGAGAAACAATCTCAGGAATATGTTGCTCCTCAACATTTCTCATGGTCTTATTTTGTACTTCTCATGGGAATAGGTTTAATTCTTCCACCTATATATTTCTTGGTTTCATTGGGGATTTtcgacaagttgaaaagctCTAAAAACTATTACAACGGAATCTATtatcagcagcagcttCTG GAGTCCAGACCACGGGCTTCGTCTTATAGCAGCAGTAACTCCGGTAGCTATCCTGGGGTAGATACTCAACCGAATCTTGGGTACAGTTACAATTATGGCTACGGCCGGAGCCCAGGATCCCCATTTAACTCCTACTTGGGTGAATCTCGGTCTCGACGTAATACTACATCCTCGGTGTTTGGTCATATAGTACCATCACGTAAGTCCAAGAAActggaagaaaaggatCGACTTCGGGAAGAACATTATATGAACTTGATCGTTAAATTTGACGAATCAGTTGATGGCGGATATTTGGCACCTTACGGAACTTacaaatccaacttggatttTGACCTGGAAATAGTCAGAGGCTTGATAGTGGCTCGGCGGTTGGCCCCATTCTACACGCCTTTACAGGATTTTGATGAATCTTGGAGTGATCAAGAGTTACTTattatcatcaaacaaCTCACATTGCACCTGATTGAAGGAGCATATAGTGGggaagaggaagatgatgatataGACAATCATAAGATTCATAGGTCGTCTAACTTTTACAAAAGACAAGAAcagaagatcaagttgaagatgctcATCGAGAAGATTAAAGAGTTACagaaacaacaagaagatagGTATTTGGAAGCCAAGACATCGAGCTCAGTGGTGAAGTCTTTACCATCCAATAATCTTTTATTGAGGTTATATAGAAACCCAGTTGAATGTCCCATCTGTTTTGTGTTCTATCCGGACAACTTGAATCTCTCCCGTTGctgtttgcagccaatcTGTTCTGAATGCTTTGTGCAAATCAAGAGATTAGATCCCCACCCTCCTCACGATGATCCCACCAATGCCAATACTGTGAAAAGAACCACGGAAGAATTACCACACACATTGATCAGTGAGCCATCTAACTGTCCTTACTGTGCTATGACAGATTTTGGAGTTATTTTTGATAAAAACCTTGATTTTTCTACCGGCATCAATGGCATTCCACCGCatgattttgaacaaacGAACAAAAGTACACCCAATGttaatgataatgataatgaaaGTGATGAACAAGCCGTAATGTCGTCATCACCTACCAGTGAACAAGAACCGTCTATAATTCCAACGAAGCTTCGCAAAAGAAGGGAATCTGTTCCGGCAAATTCTCCTCGTGTCATCACGATCGATCAGATACGACCTGACTGGGAAAGTAAGCTTTTATCGGCGAGAAGCAAGTTGGCCCGTAAGGCTGCTGCTGCTAGCGCAATTCATGCTTCCAATTTAATCATTAACCCGGAGACTGAGATGGCTGAGTACGACACCcgtagaagaagaaacacGGGTAGCTCCACGCAGAGCCAACAGAATCTGCGATTGCAAACGATGGAAGAGCGAatgattgaagaagctttaCGTTTGTCGATCatagatgaagaagaacgCAAACGTAAAGAGGAGGAAAAGAAACGCAAAGATAAGTCTAATAGAGATAGATCCTTTTCATAG
- a CDS encoding uncharacterized protein (COG:A; EggNog:ENOG503PVD2) — translation MSVTEGEGIIPSYITELTSNPVIRIRNIHPELTEDDLSGLLSQISPVEFVKFDADKKSVAYCGFQENWSENNAESIKKFDGRKAMGKILIVEDPLKPKTVKSLQDRLGPLPGARERGFRGPKRRDNRGPRGPRDSRDFRDPGDIRQKQRGRREPPKPKKVPKSVEDLDRELSEYMNST, via the exons ATGAGCGTGACAGAAGGTGAAGGAATC ATTCCTTCTTACATTACTGAATTGACATCAAACCCTGTCATCAGAATCAGGAACATCCATCCAGAATTAACAGAAGATGACTTATCAGGATTACTCAGTCAAATTTCACCCGTAGAATTTGTCAAGTTCGACGCTGATAAGAAGTCTGTTGCTTACTGTGGTTTCCAAGAAAACTGGTCAGAAAACAACGCTGAAtccatcaaaaagttcGACGGTAGAAAGGCAATGGGCAAGATTTTGATTGTGGAGGATCCTTTGAAGCCTAAAACAGTAAAAAGTTTGCAAGACCGGTTGGGACCACTTCCTGGGGCTAGAGAAAGAGGATTCAGAGGACCCAAACGCAGAGATAATCGAGGCCCAAGAGGTCCTAGAGATTCTAGAGATTTCAGAGACCCTGGCGATATCAGACAAAAACAGCGAGGTAGAAGAGAGCCTCCTAAGCCCAAAAAGGTGCCTAAGTCGGTTGAGGACTTGGACAGAGAGTTGAGTGAATATATGAACAGCACTTAG